The region GCCCGGCGAGCCGAGAATCGCCGGTGCGAGGAACGACCCCGTCGCGAGGATGAACACGATGAGGCCGCCGGCGACGATTCCGGAGAGGCTCAACGGGATGATCACCGACCGTATCGTCCGAAGCTGGCCCGCTCCGAGGGTGCGTGAGGCGCTGATGAGTTCGTCTTCGATGGAGTTGAGCGCGTGGTAGATCGGCAGGATCGCGAACGGCAGGAACACACTCGTCAGCCCGATGATGACCCCCCGCGTCGAGAACAGGATGCCGAAGTCCGTCCCCAGTAGCTGGACCAGCGGGCTCGACTCGAACAGCAGCAGTTGGATGCCGAGATAGCGGATGACGTACGCGATCCACAACGGGAGCACGACAAGTCCGAGTAGGAACTTCTCTCTCTGCGCACGGAACGCGATGTAGTACGCGAGGACGTAGCCCAGCGAGAGCGTGACGACAGTCGTGAGTATCCCGTAGTAGAACGACCGCAACAGCGTCTGTAGGTAGATGCCGCTGAGCGCGCTCTCATAGTGGATGAACAGGCCGCCGTCGCCGAAGTTCAGGCTCTGCCAGTACAGCAGCAGGATCGGGACGACGTAGGCGACGCCGAGGAACCCGAGCCCGAGGGCGACGAGCGCCCGCGGCGAGCCGTAGCGTTTCACCACGTCGGGGATGGGGAGACCCTTGATGATCATTCTTCTAGGACAATGACGTTCGCGGGGTCGAAATCCAGTGCAACCTCGTCACCGACGTCGACGACGTTGGAGGTGCTCGTGTGCACGATTGCCTCGACGCCCTCACCGACGTCGACGAGCACCTCGCTGAACGTTCCAAGATACTCGACGTTGTTCACCGTGCCGCCGAGCGTGGTGGTTGCCGTCCCGGCCGGGTCGGCGAACTCAACGTCCTCGGGCCGGAGGAACAGCTCGACACGCTGGCCCACCTCGAGACCCTCCAGGGCGACTGCGCCCACCGGAACGGTTCCGACCGGCGTCTCGACCGCTGGCGGGTCCAGTGTGGCCACCGTGCCCTTGAGACGCGTGGATTTCCCGACGAAGTTCGCCACGAAACTGTTCGAGGGGCCGTCGTAGATCTCCGTCGGGCTCCCCTCTTGCTGTTTCTGGCCGTTGTCGAGTACGATGATCTTGTCTGACATCGACAGCGCCTCCTCCTGATCGTGGGTGACGTAGAGCGTGGTGACGTCGACCTCGCGCTGGATCTGCTTGATCTCGTTGCGGAGCTCCTGACGGAGCACGCGGTCGAGACCGGTGAGCGGTTCGTCGAGCAGGAGGATATCCGGTTCGTACGCGAGCGCACGAGCGATGGAGACACGGCGCTCCTGGCCACCGCTGAGTTCGCCCGGTTTGTGGTCGCGGTACTCGTCGATTTGGACGAGCCCGAGATATTTCGAGATTTTCTGCTCGATTTCCTCCTCCTCGAACCCGTGCATCTCCAGGCCGTACCGGACGTTCTCCTCGACGGTCATGTGGGGGAACGTCGCCGAGCTCTGGAACACCATCCCGATGTTGCGCTCGTCGGGTGACTGGTCGATGACGTCCTCACCACGCAGTCGGATGCTGCCCTCAGAGGGCTCCCGGAGGCCGGCAATCGTATGCAGCGTTGTGCTCTTCCCACAGCCACTCGGCCCCAGGAGCGTGCCGAACTCCCCCTCCTCGATTTTGAACGAGAGGTCGTCGACGGCGAGCAGATCACCGTAGTACTTGGTAAAATCCTCTACTTCGAGCATACCCATGCGTTCTGGGCATCCATATTAAACCTAGTGCTGCGTGTTTTCGTATACCACGGTATAATGTCTCAAACTGCGGGCAGTTTCTCGAACAGAATTCTTTCAGAATGCGGGCATGATCTATATATTTCCAACATCACCAGTGTGGAGCGCCCTCGGTCGCTTTCTGCCAAGAGAACCGATGGCGGTCGATCAATCGTTGGGTCGCGTCGCAAAGCGGTCTCGAGAGCTGCTACCCGCCTGTTCCGGAACGGGCCACCGGTGGCGACCCAACCACCTATCCGGTGGGCGATACAGACGGACGTATGGA is a window of halophilic archaeon DL31 DNA encoding:
- a CDS encoding ABC-type transporter, integral membrane subunit (PFAM: Binding-protein-dependent transport systems inner membrane component~KEGG: aba:Acid345_1542 ABC spermidine/putrescine transporter, inner membrane subunit); the encoded protein is MIIKGLPIPDVVKRYGSPRALVALGLGFLGVAYVVPILLLYWQSLNFGDGGLFIHYESALSGIYLQTLLRSFYYGILTTVVTLSLGYVLAYYIAFRAQREKFLLGLVVLPLWIAYVIRYLGIQLLLFESSPLVQLLGTDFGILFSTRGVIIGLTSVFLPFAILPIYHALNSIEDELISASRTLGAGQLRTIRSVIIPLSLSGIVAGGLIVFILATGSFLAPAILGSPGDTMIANVIQGAYSNFNVGLASSLAVIYTTLLLVVIMAFNSYVNIGRVLGEL
- a CDS encoding Polyamine-transporting ATPase (PFAM: ABC transporter-like; Transport-associated OB, type 2~KEGG: hwa:HQ1431A spermidine/putrescine ABC transporter ATPase~SMART: ATPase, AAA+ type, core) encodes the protein MLEVEDFTKYYGDLLAVDDLSFKIEEGEFGTLLGPSGCGKSTTLHTIAGLREPSEGSIRLRGEDVIDQSPDERNIGMVFQSSATFPHMTVEENVRYGLEMHGFEEEEIEQKISKYLGLVQIDEYRDHKPGELSGGQERRVSIARALAYEPDILLLDEPLTGLDRVLRQELRNEIKQIQREVDVTTLYVTHDQEEALSMSDKIIVLDNGQKQQEGSPTEIYDGPSNSFVANFVGKSTRLKGTVATLDPPAVETPVGTVPVGAVALEGLEVGQRVELFLRPEDVEFADPAGTATTTLGGTVNNVEYLGTFSEVLVDVGEGVEAIVHTSTSNVVDVGDEVALDFDPANVIVLEE